One Paraburkholderia dioscoreae DNA segment encodes these proteins:
- a CDS encoding heavy-metal-associated domain-containing protein has protein sequence MTIEFQVEGMSCQHCVAAVTNAIREHDEAAQVQVDLASGRVTVESAQPAETLKAAIDEAGYTVTGAATRATTGASGAVR, from the coding sequence ATGACGATCGAATTCCAGGTTGAAGGCATGAGCTGCCAGCATTGTGTCGCGGCGGTCACGAACGCCATTCGCGAACACGATGAAGCCGCGCAGGTCCAGGTGGATCTGGCGTCCGGGCGCGTGACGGTCGAATCGGCGCAACCGGCTGAGACGCTCAAGGCCGCCATCGACGAAGCCGGTTACACGGTAACCGGCGCGGCAACTCGCGCAACAACCGGCGCGTCCGGCGCAGTCCGCTAA
- a CDS encoding dTDP-4-dehydrorhamnose reductase family protein yields MFKVAVIGASGLLGRALADELAQHAGWQVVATAFSRPAPGKIALDIRDARAVEQFVEREAPDALVITAAERRPDVCEHDPALARALNVDAVRTLAAAANRRGAWTLSISTDYVFDGTHPPYQHDSVPAPLNAYGHSKLEGERALMESTDLGCVLRLPLLYGPIASWAESAVTSLVPAIAASAAPAGQPAVMDAWAIRYPTFTPDVAFVIRQMLELHARGDAIRGIVQWSGDEPMNKYEIAVRLAEALQLDAHLTPQCTPTDATPRPHNCHLASTRLEALGIGRRTPFDMAIRQVLAAFPWRGAAQA; encoded by the coding sequence ATGTTTAAAGTTGCCGTCATCGGCGCCTCGGGGCTGCTCGGCCGCGCGCTCGCAGACGAACTGGCACAGCACGCCGGCTGGCAAGTCGTGGCCACGGCATTCAGCCGGCCGGCGCCAGGCAAGATCGCGCTGGATATTCGCGACGCGCGGGCGGTCGAGCAGTTCGTCGAGCGCGAAGCGCCGGACGCGCTCGTGATTACCGCGGCGGAGCGCCGACCGGACGTGTGCGAGCACGATCCCGCGCTGGCCCGCGCGCTGAACGTCGATGCGGTGCGCACGCTTGCCGCAGCGGCGAACCGGCGCGGCGCATGGACACTGTCGATCTCCACAGATTACGTGTTCGACGGCACGCATCCGCCCTACCAGCACGATTCCGTGCCCGCGCCGCTCAATGCCTATGGGCACAGCAAACTCGAAGGCGAGCGCGCGCTGATGGAATCGACCGACCTGGGCTGCGTGCTGCGTTTGCCGCTGCTGTACGGGCCGATCGCCAGTTGGGCCGAGTCGGCCGTGACGAGTCTCGTGCCGGCGATCGCCGCGTCGGCTGCACCGGCTGGCCAACCCGCCGTCATGGATGCATGGGCAATCCGTTATCCCACCTTCACGCCGGACGTCGCGTTCGTGATCCGGCAGATGCTCGAATTGCATGCGCGCGGCGATGCGATTCGCGGCATCGTGCAATGGTCGGGCGACGAACCGATGAACAAGTACGAGATCGCCGTGCGCCTTGCCGAAGCGTTGCAACTCGACGCGCATCTGACACCGCAATGCACGCCAACCGATGCGACGCCGCGCCCGCATAACTGCCACCTGGCTTCGACCCGGCTCGAAGCGCTCGGGATCGGCCGCCGTACACCGTTCGATATGGCGATCCGGCAAGTGTTGGCCGCGTTCCCGTGGCGCGGTGCCGCGCAGGCGTAG
- the cueR gene encoding Cu(I)-responsive transcriptional regulator translates to MNIGEAARVSGVTAKMIRYYESVGLLAAKARTSAGYRVYGPQEVHSLRFIRQARRLGFLVEDIRRLLALWHDRSRASAEVKTIALEHVAELDRRIAELTDMRDTLAHLADHCHGDDRPDCPIIERLADTDLVSGQGCHPI, encoded by the coding sequence ATGAATATCGGTGAAGCGGCCCGCGTGTCGGGCGTCACGGCGAAAATGATTCGCTACTACGAAAGCGTCGGCTTGCTGGCGGCCAAAGCGCGCACGAGCGCCGGCTATCGCGTATACGGCCCGCAAGAGGTTCATTCGTTGCGCTTCATCCGCCAGGCGCGCCGGCTCGGCTTTCTGGTCGAAGACATTCGACGGCTGCTCGCACTGTGGCACGATCGCTCGCGCGCCAGCGCCGAAGTGAAGACGATTGCGCTGGAACACGTTGCAGAGCTGGATCGACGCATCGCCGAACTGACCGATATGCGCGACACGTTGGCGCACCTGGCCGACCATTGCCACGGCGACGACCGCCCCGATTGCCCAATTATCGAACGCCTTGCCGATACCGACCTGGTTTCAGGGCAGGGTTGTCATCCGATTTGA
- a CDS encoding ABC transporter substrate-binding protein, whose amino-acid sequence MPIYWMRQAASACVTVLALVALPGTALAKDTPEKPALTMAVGGLPGLYYLPVLTAQQLGYFKDEGLDVTLEDFAGGSKALEAVVGGSADVGAGAFEHTLFMQEKGQHYRAFALMGRAPQIVVAVLKSKADQLKTMADFKGAKVGVSAPGSSTDLVLTVALRKAGVQRNEISAIGVGSGAAVLAAVSGGQIDALSNVDPMMTKLARSGAIKVLVDTRTVEGTQEVFGGTMPAATLYASDSFIQKYPKTTQALANAIVRADHWLQTASDADLLKMVPPAYLLNDPTLYVEAFHNVRDAYSPDGLMPADGPATSLRALSSFDNRLDPKKIDLNATYTNDFARKAAAQLK is encoded by the coding sequence ATGCCGATTTACTGGATGCGACAGGCTGCCAGCGCTTGCGTCACGGTGCTCGCGCTGGTTGCGCTACCCGGCACCGCGCTCGCCAAAGACACGCCGGAGAAGCCCGCGCTGACAATGGCCGTCGGTGGTCTGCCGGGTCTTTACTATCTGCCGGTACTCACCGCTCAACAGTTGGGCTACTTCAAGGACGAAGGCCTCGATGTCACGCTCGAAGACTTCGCGGGCGGATCGAAAGCGCTGGAAGCGGTGGTAGGTGGCAGCGCCGACGTGGGCGCAGGCGCATTCGAGCACACGCTGTTCATGCAGGAAAAAGGGCAGCACTACCGGGCGTTCGCATTGATGGGACGCGCGCCGCAGATCGTTGTGGCGGTGCTGAAATCGAAGGCCGATCAACTCAAGACAATGGCGGATTTCAAAGGCGCGAAAGTCGGCGTGAGCGCGCCGGGTTCGTCGACGGATCTCGTGCTCACCGTGGCTCTGCGCAAAGCCGGCGTCCAGCGCAACGAGATTTCGGCGATCGGCGTGGGCAGCGGCGCCGCCGTGCTCGCGGCGGTGAGCGGCGGCCAGATCGACGCGCTCTCCAACGTCGATCCGATGATGACCAAACTGGCTCGCAGCGGTGCGATCAAGGTGCTGGTCGACACGCGCACGGTGGAGGGCACGCAAGAGGTGTTCGGCGGGACGATGCCGGCGGCGACACTTTATGCCTCAGACAGTTTCATCCAGAAGTACCCGAAGACCACGCAGGCGCTCGCCAATGCGATCGTGCGCGCGGATCATTGGTTGCAGACCGCGAGCGATGCCGATCTGCTGAAGATGGTGCCGCCGGCCTATCTGCTCAACGACCCGACGCTTTATGTGGAAGCGTTCCACAACGTGCGCGACGCCTATTCGCCGGACGGCCTGATGCCCGCGGACGGTCCGGCGACGTCATTGCGCGCGTTGTCCTCGTTCGATAACCGGCTCGATCCGAAAAAGATCGACCTGAACGCGACCTATACCAACGACTTCGCCCGCAAGGCCGCGGCGCAACTCAAGTAG
- a CDS encoding DUF3563 family protein, protein MFAYVLEKLSTWFETAERTRREEYLASSSDIVQLEQRIRSLESNGYSL, encoded by the coding sequence ATGTTTGCATACGTACTTGAAAAGCTGAGCACCTGGTTTGAAACTGCAGAACGTACCCGTCGTGAAGAGTACTTGGCTTCGTCTTCGGACATCGTCCAACTTGAACAGCGCATTCGTTCGCTCGAAAGCAATGGCTACTCCCTGTAA